Genomic DNA from Desulfuromonas versatilis:
GTCAACCTGTATCGGCGCACCCCCGATGCCCCCTTCCCCCCCACCCCGCTCAACCGCGAGCCACTCAAAGAGGGGGCCTTCGACGATTTCGCCGTGGAGAACGGCCAGCAGTATCTGTACGCGGCCAGAAGCGTGGTGCGCCTGGGGCGCAGGGTGCTCGAAAGCGGCCTTTCCGCCACCGCCTCGGCGGCCCCCCAGGCAGGCCGCTGAGCGGCAAGGCGGTCTTTGACATTGCCTGGGAGGTATGCTACCAATGTCTTTTTACCGGCCCGGATAACGCCTTTTTAACCGGCCCTCGACTTCGTTAATTGCAACGCTTCACATAGTTTTCAATCACTCTGGAGGAGACACCCATGTTCACAGGTTCCATGGTCGCCATCATCACCCCTTTCGACAGCCAGGGGCGGTTCGATGAGGAGCGCTACCGGCAGCTGATCGAGTTCCAGCTCGAAAACGGCACCGACGTCATTGTCCCCTGCGGCACCACCGGCGAGTCGGCCACCCTCAGCTACGAGGAGCACGACCGGGTCATCCAGGTCTGCATCGAGCAGGTCAACAAGCGTGTGCCGGTCATCGCCGGCACCGGCTCCAACGCCACCGCCGAGGCCATCGAGCTGAGCCAGCACGCCAAGGAGATGGGCGCCGACGGCGTCCTGCTGGTCTCCCCCTACTACAACAAGCCTTCCCAGGAAGGGCTCTACCAGCACTACAAGGCGATCGCCGAGGCCGTCGCCATCCCCCAGGTGCTCTACAACGTGCCCGGGCGCACCGGCATGAACATGGAGGCCAAGACCACCATCCGCCTGGCCGAATTCGCCAACATCGTCGCTATCAAGGAGGCCTCGGGCAACCTCACCCAGGCCAGCGAAATCCTGGCCCAGGCCGGCGACAAGATCGACGTGCTCTCCGGCGACGACTTTCTCACCCTGCCGCTGATGGCCTGCGGCGCCAAGGGGGTGATCTCGGTCACCGCCAACATCATGCCCAAGCAGGTCAAGGCCATGGTGGCCGCCGTTGACAAGGGGGACTGGGTCACCGCCCGCAAGCTGCACCTGCAGCTGCTCGAGATGCACAACACCATGTTCATCGAGTCCAACCCGGTGCCGGTGAAGACCGCCGCCGCGCTGATGGGCAAATGCGGCGAGCAGGTTCGCCTGCCGCTGGTGGCCATGCAGCCGGCCAACCTGGAGAAGCTCAAGGCCGTGCTGAAGAAGTACGAACTGATCTAATATCCGTGACTGGTAACTGGTGATTGGTTATTGAAAAACCTATTACCCATTACGAATTACCCATCACGTTTCTCAAGAGGATTTCCATGATCAGAGTTGCCGTCACCGGCGCCGCCGGGCGGATGGGCGGGCGCATCGTCACCGCCATCAAGGAGGCCGATGGCCTGGAGCTGGCTGGCGCCGTCGAGCGCCCCGGCCATGACATGATCGGCCAGGACGCCGGGCTCATCGCCGGCTGCGGCGCTTCCGGAGTCAAGATCTCCGGCAGCCTCGAGGAGGCCCTGGCCAACGCCGACGTGCTCATCGACTTCACCTTCCCCGAGGTCACCCTGAAAAACCTCGAGGTCTGCGCCCGGCTGGGCAAGCAGGTGGTGATCGGCTCCACCGGCTTCACCCCCGCCCAGCGCGCCGAGGCCGAAAAGGCCGCTGCCAAGATCCCGGTGGTGCTGGCCCCCAACATGAGCGTCGGCGTCAACGCCTGCTTCAAGCTGCTCAAGGAGGCCGCGGGCATCCTCGGCGAAGGCTTCGACGTCGAAATCGTCGAACTGCACCACAACAAGAAAAAAGATTCCCCCTCGGGCACCGCCGTGCGCATGGGCGAGGTGGTCGCCGAAGCCCTGGGGCGCGACTACAACAAGGTCGCCAACTTCCACCGCGAGGGGATGTGCGGCGAGCGCACCAAGGAAGAGATCGGCATGCAGACCGTGCGCGGCGGCGACATCGTCGGCGAGCACACCGTCTACTTCATCGGCATGGGCGAGCGCATCGAAATTTCCCACCGCGCCATGAGCCGCGACATGTTCGCCCGCGGCGCCGTGCGCGCCGCCGGCTGGCTCAAGGGCAAAGCGGCGGGGATGTACGACATGCAGGATGTGCTGGGGCTGAAATAAATAATTCGCCTTTGCCCCTGATTGCGCTTTTGACCTTCCCCCCCCTTTGAGTGCAGCCGAACGGAAGTCTTTTAATCCGAGGCATTCGGGGACGAATGTCCGAAGCCCGAAGGGCAAGTTTTCGTCCCCGTCGGATTAAAAGACTGGAGTGAGGGAACCCC
This window encodes:
- the dapA gene encoding 4-hydroxy-tetrahydrodipicolinate synthase, encoding MFTGSMVAIITPFDSQGRFDEERYRQLIEFQLENGTDVIVPCGTTGESATLSYEEHDRVIQVCIEQVNKRVPVIAGTGSNATAEAIELSQHAKEMGADGVLLVSPYYNKPSQEGLYQHYKAIAEAVAIPQVLYNVPGRTGMNMEAKTTIRLAEFANIVAIKEASGNLTQASEILAQAGDKIDVLSGDDFLTLPLMACGAKGVISVTANIMPKQVKAMVAAVDKGDWVTARKLHLQLLEMHNTMFIESNPVPVKTAAALMGKCGEQVRLPLVAMQPANLEKLKAVLKKYELI
- the dapB gene encoding 4-hydroxy-tetrahydrodipicolinate reductase produces the protein MIRVAVTGAAGRMGGRIVTAIKEADGLELAGAVERPGHDMIGQDAGLIAGCGASGVKISGSLEEALANADVLIDFTFPEVTLKNLEVCARLGKQVVIGSTGFTPAQRAEAEKAAAKIPVVLAPNMSVGVNACFKLLKEAAGILGEGFDVEIVELHHNKKKDSPSGTAVRMGEVVAEALGRDYNKVANFHREGMCGERTKEEIGMQTVRGGDIVGEHTVYFIGMGERIEISHRAMSRDMFARGAVRAAGWLKGKAAGMYDMQDVLGLK